In Argopecten irradians isolate NY chromosome 11, Ai_NY, whole genome shotgun sequence, one DNA window encodes the following:
- the LOC138334635 gene encoding uncharacterized protein, with protein MGWDRILLCVCALLLMEGTYAATYDMEKCDYAGFLDVPEGAPVVVNGGVLTTTPVPNPCSIVFRATNPEHILTIDITILNLIDCSITLNFIYGSDVETFRCGTRNPGKIYTNMRQITVNFLRGPQVSSYKFQFLLTSTKPVPDYTWGQLQSIIRLALSWGLCLVSSSLLLVVAILKIKNKKKGNKKDMKLEDYEPTSGNFQKNTARASKRAQKSPRLGNRSDGFGHRRRKSEGRSDGEYEDSRDQEHRPACVTWSHCLLSLRSASRQSLYA; from the exons ATGGGGTGGGATAGAATCCTGTTGTGTGTTTGTGCCCTCCTGCTAATGGAGGGCACATACGCTGCCACAT ATGATATGGAGAAGTGTGATTATGCTGGTTTCTTGGATGTGCCAGAGGGAGCCCCCGTAGTTGTAAATGGAGGCGTTCTTACCACCACACCGGTACCGAACCCATGTAGCATTGTTTTCCGGGCGACCAACCCCGAACACATCCTCACCATCGACATTACCATTCTGAATCTCATCGACTGTTCCATTACGTTGAATTTTATCTACGGCTCAGACGTA GAGACATTTCGATGTGGCACCAGAAACCCAGGGAAGATCTACACCAATATGCGGCAGATTACTGTTAACTTTTTACGAGGACCCCAGGTCTCTTCCTACAAGTTCCAGTTTCTGCTCACCAGTACCAAAC CTGTACCCGATTATACCTGGGGACAACTCCAATCCATCATCAGGTTGGCCTTATCGTGGGGATTGTGTCTGGTGTCTTCGTCATTGCTGcttgtggtggccatcttgaag ataaaaaacaagaaaaagggGAACAAAAAGGACATGAAGCTGGAGGACTATGAACCCACATCTGGAAACTTTCAGAAAAACACAGCAAGGGCTAGTAAACGGGCCCAGAAATCGCCACGCCTTGGTAATCGAAGCGATGGGTTTGGTCATCGTAGGAGAAAAAGTGAAGGTAGAAGTGACGGAGAATATGAGGACTCGAGAGACCAGGAACACCGACCAGCATGTGTGACTTGGAGTCACTGCCTC CTCTCACTGCGGTCAGCCTCTCGTCAGTCTCTCTATGCATGA